From a single Piliocolobus tephrosceles isolate RC106 chromosome 21, ASM277652v3, whole genome shotgun sequence genomic region:
- the ZNF567 gene encoding zinc finger protein 567 isoform X2: protein MDVMLENYCHLISVGCHMTKPDVILKLERGEEPWTSFSGHTCLEENWKAEDFLVKFKEHQEKYSRSVVSINHKKLVKEKSKIYEKTFTLGKNPVNSKNLPPEYDSHGRILKNVSELIISNLNPARKRLSEYNGYGKSLLSTKQETTHPEVKSHNQGDRAFSHNEVLMQYQKTETPAQSFGYNDCEKSFLKRGGLITHNRPYRGENPSVYNKKRRATNIEKKHTCNECGKSFCRKSVLILHQGIHSEEKPYQCHQCGNAFRRKSYLIDHQRTHTGEKPFVCNECGKSFRLKTALSDHQRTHTGEKSYECLQCRNAFRLKSHLIRHQRTHTGEKPYECNDCGKSFRQKTTLSLHQRIHTGEKPYICKECGKSFHQKANLTVHQRTHTGEKPYICNECGKSFSQKTTLALHEKTHNEEKPYICSECGKSFRQKTTLVAHQRTHTGEKSYECPHCGKAFRMKSYLIDHHRTHTGEKPYECNECGKSFSQKTNLNLHQRIHTGEKPYICNECGKSFRQKATLTVHQKIHTGQKSYECPQCGKAFSRKSYLIHHQRTHTGEKPYKCSECGKCFRQKTNLIVHQRTHTGEKPYVCNECGKSFSYKRNLIVHQRTHKGENIEMQ from the coding sequence aagaaaactggaaagcTGAAGACTTTTTAGTAAAATTCAAGGAACACCAAGAGAAGTATTCTAGATCAGTTGTAAGCATCAACCACAAAAAACTGGTgaaggagaaaagtaaaatatatgaaaagacatttactCTAGGCAAAAACCCTGTTAATTCAAAAAATCTACCTCCTGAATATGATTCTCATGGAaggattttgaaaaatgtttcagaattaaTCATCAGTAATCTAAATCCTGCAAGAAAGAGACTTAGTGAGTATAATGGATATGGGAAATCACTCTTGAGTACTAAACAAGAGACTACTCATCCAGAAGTCAAATCTCATAATCAAGGTGACAGAGCTTTCAGTCATAATGAAGTTCTTATGCAGtatcagaaaacagaaactccAGCACAGTCATTTGGATATAATGACTGTGAAAAATCATTCCTTAAAAGGGGAGGCCTGATTACACATAATAGACCTTACAGAGGAGAAAATCCATCTGtatataataaaaagagaagagcaaCCAATATTGAAAAAAAACATACATGCAATGAATGTGGTAAATCCTTCTGCAGGAAATCAGTATTGATTCTGCATCAGGGAATTCACTCAGAAGAAAAGCCCTATCAATGTCATCAATGTGGAAATGCATTTAGAAGGAAATCATATCTCATTGATCATCAGAGgactcacacaggagagaaaccctttGTTTGCAATGAATGTGGTAAGTCTTTCCGCCTAAAGACAGCCCTCTCTGATCATCAGAGAACACACACAGGGGAGAAATCATATGAATGTCTGCAATGTAGGAATGCCTTCAGATTGAAGTCACACCTCATTCGTCATCAGAGAACTCACACGGGAGAGAAACCATATGAGTGTAATGACTGTGGGAAGTCCTTCCGCCAGAAGACCACACTCTCTctacatcagagaattcatacaggTGAGAAACCCTATATTTGTAAAGAATGTGGGAAGTCCTTTCACCAGAAGGCAAATCTTACTGTACACCAGAGAACTCATACAGGGGAAAAGCCCTACATttgtaatgaatgtgggaaatcctTCTCCCAGAAGACAACCCTTGCTCTTCATGAGAAAACTCATAATGAGGAGAAACCCTATATTTGTAGTGAATGTGGAAAGTCCTTCCGCCAGAAGACAACCCTTGTGGCACATCAGAGAACACATACAGGGGAGAAATCTTACGAATGTCCTCACTGTGGGAAGGCCTTTAGAATGAAGTCATACCTCATTGATCATCACCgaactcacacaggagagaaaccgtatgaatgtaatgaatgtggtaAATCATTCAGTCAAAAGACAAATCTCAATctacatcagagaattcatacaggagagaaaccctatatttgtaatgaatgtgggaagtCCTTTCGCCAGAAAGCAACCCTCACTGTACATCAGAAAATACATACAGGCCAGAAATCCTATGAATGTCCccaatgtgggaaagcctttagcAGGAAGTCATATCTCATTCATCATCAAAGAACTCATACGGGAGAGAAACCATATAAATGTAGTGAATGTGGAAAGTGCTTCCGCCAGAAGACAAATCTTATTGtacatcagagaactcacacaggtGAGAAACCCTATGTTTGTAATGAATGTGGTAAATCTTTCAGTTATAAGAGAAACCTCATTGTCCATCAAAGAACTCACAAGGGAGAAAACATTGAAATGCAATAA